From one Cucurbita pepo subsp. pepo cultivar mu-cu-16 chromosome LG17, ASM280686v2, whole genome shotgun sequence genomic stretch:
- the LOC111779394 gene encoding RNA-binding protein with multiple splicing 2-like, translating to MAGTGIHPYHHQWSPAAAPPPPPQATAIAPPPIPYPHPSHILVDNPARHASDEVRTVFLTGLPEDVKERELQNLLRWLPGYEASQVNFKGEKPMGFALFSNAQLAIAAKDALQDMVFDAESKSVLHTEMAKKNLFVKRGIVADADAYDQSKRLRTGGEYAHTGYSSPSPFHAPPPPIWGPHGYMAPPPPPYDPYGSYPVHPVPMPAPAPVPAPCSYVPVQNTKDNPPCNTLFIGNLGENVNEEELRGLFSVQPGFKQMKTLRQERHKVCFIEFEDVNTASNVHHLLQGAVIPSSGSVGMRIQFSKNPFGKRKDATYPVSAPGANGSPHAMAYQ from the exons ATGGCCGGTACCGGAATCCACCCGTACCACCACCAATGGTCTCCGGCGGCTgcccctcctcctccgccacAAGCCACTGCCATCGCTCCTCCTCCTATTCCATATCCCCATCCTTCTCACATCCTCGTCGACAACCCCGCCCGTCATGCCTCCGATGAG GTTCGGACTGTATTTCTAACAGGTCTTCCGGAAGatgtgaaagagagagagctaCAGAATCTTCTCAGATGGTTACCTGGTTACGAGGCTTCGCaagtaaattttaaaggtGAAAAGCCTATGGGCTTTGCTCTCTTTTCCAACGCTCAGCTTGCTATTGCTGCGAAAGACGCCCTTCAG GATATGGTTTTTGACGCGGAGTCTAAGTCAGTGTTGCACACGGAGATGGCCAAGAAAAATCTTTTTGTTAAACGAG GCATTGTTGCTGATGCAGATGCTTATGACCAAAGTAAACGTTTGAGAACTGGTGGTGAATATGCCCACACCGGGTATTCGAGCCCATCACCATTTCATGCACCTCCACCCCCTATTTGGGGACCTCACGG GTATATGGctccacctcctcctccataTGATCCATATGGAAGTTACCCTGTTCATCCTGTACCTATGCCTGCTCCTGCACCTGTACCAGCACCTTGCAGCTATGTGCCTGTTCAG AACACAAAAGATAATCCTCCTTGCAATACACTGTTCATTGGCAATCTGGGGGAAAATGTAAATGAAGAGGAGCTCAGAGGTCTTTTTAGCGT ACAACCGGGATTTAAGCAAATGAAGACTCTGAGGCAGGAAAGGCATAAAGTCTGTTTCATTGAATTTGAA GATGTGAACACTGCCTCCAATGTGCATCATCTTTTGCAGGGTGCTGTTATTCCTAGTTCTGGCTCTGTGGGCATGAGAATACA ATTTTCGAAGAACCCGTTTGGTAAACGGAAAGATGCTACCTATCCTGTTTCTGCTCCTGGCGCCAATGGAAGTCCACATGCTATGGCATACCAATAG